A single window of Nicotiana sylvestris chromosome 3, ASM39365v2, whole genome shotgun sequence DNA harbors:
- the LOC138868090 gene encoding E3 ubiquitin-protein ligase RSL1-like, with product MADIISKVFDENEDFRALTVSDDECAEELQLQEVLAASFYHLHMSSSTLIHESPESSQGYCEICMDTKGKDEMFKLNNCSHHSFCSGCIGLHAQSKIQQNIFPVTCPGLRCRAIIEPETCKSIIPEDVFARWEEGLSESSLLACEKFYCPYKNCSELLIYDHDEEIIECICPSCQRLFCASCCVPWHTGLDCDKFQKEEKDKEEDLKVEELAKNSKWMKCPHCKHIVQKADGCIHITCWCKYEFCYVCGGTWSEEHWSCQIS from the exons ATGGCAGACATAATTTCAAAAGTGTTTGATGAAAATGAAGATTTCCGCGCTCTCACAGTATCAGATGACGAGTGTGCAGAGGAATTGCAGCTCCAAGAGGTTCTTGCAGCCTCTTTTTACCATCTTCACATGTCATCATCAACATTAATCCATGAATCCCCTGAATCATCTCAAGGTTACTGTGAGATTTGCATGGACACAAAAGGAAAAGATGAAATGTTCAAACTCAACAACTGCTCTCATCATTCCTTCTGTTCCGGCTGCATAGGCTTACATGCCCAGTCCAAGATTCAACAGAACATTTTTCCTGTAACTTGCCCAGGTTTGAGATGCCGCGCAATAATTGAACCTGAAACATGTAAGTCCATTATTCCAGAAGATGTTTTCGCGAGGTGGGAAGAGGGATTGAGCGAGTCAAGTCTTCTTGCTTGCGAGAAATTTTACTGTCCTTATAAAAATTGTTCAGAGCTGCTCATTTATGATCATGATGAGGAGATAATTGAGTGTATATGTCCTTCATGCCAACGGCTGTTCTGCGCGTCGTGTTGTGTCCCTTGGCACACTGGACTTGATTGTGACAAGtttcaaaaggaagaaaaagacaAAGAAGAAGATTTAAAAGTTGAGGAACTTGCTAAGAATTCCAAATGGATGAAATGCCCTCACTGCAAACACATTGTGCAGAAGGCTGATGGCTGTATACACATAACCTGCTG GTGCAAATATGAGTTTTGCTATGTGTGTGGAGGAACATGGAGTGAAGAGCATTGGAGTTGCCAGATTAGTTAA